The sequence below is a genomic window from bacterium.
GTGCTGCTGAAAGATTGTACCACATGTGAGCGCGAACGTAGTCTTGTGGGGTGCCTTCGCCGTTATCGTACATAATGGCAAGACTGTATTGCGCTTGAGCAAGACCCTGCTCTGCTGATTTTGTGTACCACTTAAGCGCTTGCTTATAATCTTG
It includes:
- a CDS encoding sel1 repeat family protein; translation: QDYKQALKWYTKSAEQGLAQAQYSLAIMYDNGEGTPQDYVRAHMWYNLSAARGVADAAKYRDLLSQKMTSEDISKAQALAQECIKKKYKGC